A stretch of DNA from Actinomycetes bacterium:
AGGACCTGGGCTCGGGCCTCCTCGCCGATCACCCGCTGGAACTCGCGCACCATGACCGGGAACGGGTGGGGCCCGACCACCGAGCCGATCGCGTAGTGGGTCGTGCCGACCGACTCGACCCAGTCCCGCAGCGCCTCGTTGATCGCGTCCTTCAAGGTGGCGGTGCCGGTGGCGACCGCCCGCACGTCCGTGCCCAGCATGCGCATGCGGACCACGTTGAGGCGCTGGCGGCGGGTGTCCTCCTCGCCCATGTAGACCACGCACTCCTGGCCGAGCAGGGCGGCCACGGTGGCGGTGGCCACCCCGTGCTGGCCGGCCCCGGTCTCGGCGATCACCCGCGGCTTGCCCATCCGCTTGGTGAGCAGGTGCTGGCCCAGGGAGTTGTTGAGCTTGTGGGCGCCGGTATGGAGCAGGTCCTCGCGTTTGACCCAGACCCTGAGGCCGAGCTCGGCGGAGAGGCGCCCGGCCAGGTACAGGGGGGTGGGCCGCCCGGCGTAGGTACGCCTGAGCCGGTCCAGCTCGGCCCCGAACGCCGGGTCGGCCGTGGCCTCGGCGAAGGCGGCGCTCAGCTCGTCGAGGGCGGCCATGAGCACCTCAGGGACGAAGCGACCCCCGTAGGGCCCGAAGTGGCCGCCCGGGTCGGGCGGGTGCGGGACCGCGGCCAGACCGCCTCCGCCGCCCACCCGCTCGCCCGTGGCGCCGCCCGGGCCCGGGTCCGCCGCCCCGGGCGCCTCGGCAATGGTCGTCCCGCGGACCGGCGGCGCCTCAGACATCGAGCAGGTTCCCGGAGAGGTAGTCTTCGTAGGCCTTGAGGTCGAAGTGGCCGTGGCCACAGAGGTTGAACACGATCGTCTCCTCGCGGCCCTCCTCCTTGCAGCGCAGGGCCTCGTCGATGACGGCGCGGATGGCATGCGCGGGCTCTGGCGCTGGCAGCACGCCCTCGGTGCGGGCGAACTGCACCGCCGCGTCGAACACCTTGGACTGCGGGTAGGCGACCGCCTCGACGTGGCCCTCCTTGGCGAGCAGGGACACGATCGGCGAGTCGCCGTGGTAGCGCAGGCCGCCGGCGTGGATCGGAGCCGGGATGAAGTCGGCGCCCAGGGTGTACATGGGCATGAGCGGGGTCATGCCGGCCTGGTCGCCGCGGTCGTACTCGAAGCGGCCCTTGGTGAGGGTGGGCGCCGCGGTCGGCTCGGCCGCGACCACCCGGACGTCGGACTTCCCAGCCAGCTTGTCGGCCAGGATCGGGAAGGTGAAGCCGCCGAAGTTCGATCCGCCGCCGACGCAGGCCACGAGCACGTCGGGCTCGACGCCGACCCGCGCGAGCTGGGCCTTGAGCTCCAGCCCGATCACGGTCTGGTGGAGCAGGACGTGGTTGAGCACACTGCCGAGCGCGTAGTGGGTGTCGTCGGACTGGGCGGCCACCTCGACCGCCTCTGAGATCGCGATGCCGAGGGAGCCGGGTGAGTCCGGGTCCTCGGCGAGCACGGCCCGGCCGGCGCTGGTCTCGTCCGACGGCGAGGGGACGACCGAGGCGCCCCACGTCTCCATGATCGAGCGCCGGTAGGGCTTGCCGTCGTAGGAGGCCCGCACCATGTAGACCTTGCACTCCAGCCCGAACCGGGCACAGGCGAACGCGAGGGCGCTGCCCCACTGCCCGGCCCCGGTCTCGGTGGTCAGGCGCCGGATGCCCGCCTGGGCGTTGTAGTAGGCCTGGGGCACGGCGGTGTTCGGCTTGTGGGAGCCGGCCGGCGAGCCGCCCTCGTACTTGTAGTAGATCCGGGCCGGGGTCCCGAGGGCCTGTTCGAGGTCGAGGGCGCGGATCAGCGGGGTGGGCCGCCACAGCCGGTAGGCGTCGATGACCGGGCCCGGGATGTCGACCCACGGGTCGGTCGAGACCTCCTGCATGATCAGGTCCATCGGGAACAGCGGGGTGAGCGCGTCCGGCCCGACCGGTTCCCGGGTCTGCGGGTGCAGGTAGGGGCCGGGCTTGGTGGGCAGCGCCGGCATGACGTTGAACCACGCGGTCGGGATCTCGTCCTCGCTGAGCAGGATCTTCCTCGGCTCTGCCATGTTTCCTCCCTCTCGTCGCCGGGGCTACCGCTCCGCTGCCTGAGCCCCTGGACCCGTTGTCGTTACCGGAGGCTGCCGCTCCGCTGGCCGAGCAGGACGGCGAGCAGCTCCTCGGGGTCGTCGGAGCGGACCAGCGACTCCCCCACCAGCACGGCGTCGGCACCGGCGGCGGCCGCCGCCTCGACCTGGGCCCGGGTGGAGATCCCGCTCTCGGCGACCACGGTGGCCCCAGCGGGCAGGGCTTCCCGGATCTGGACGAAACGGCCCAGGTCGACCTCGAGGGTGGCCAGGTCGCGCGCGTTCACGCCGACCAGGGCGGCTCCAGCCAGCTCGGCCACGGCCGCCTCCTCGCGGGTGTGGACCTCCACGAGCGCGTCCAGGCCAGCCGCCCTGGCCTCGTCGAGCAGGTCGACGAGCAGGGCCGGCTCGAGCGCGGCCACGATCAGGAGCACGGCGTCGGCCCCCCAGGCGTGGGCCTCCCAGACCTGGTAGGGGGTGGTGACGAAGTCCTTGCGGAGCACGGGCAGGTCCACGGCGGCCCGCACCGCCATGAGGTCCTCGGGGCTGCCCGCGAAGTGGACCGGCTCGGTGAGCACGCTGACCGCGGCCGCGCCCCCACGCTCGTAGGCCCCGGCCAGCGCGGCCGGGTCGAGGTTGGCCCGGATGTCGCCCCTGGAGGGCGAGCGCCGCTTCACCTCGGCGACCACCGCCGTCCCGGGGCGGGCCAGGGCCGCGCGCAGGCCGCGGGCGGGCGGCGCGGCCGCGGCACTGGCCCGCAGCTCGCCGAGGGGCAGCCCGGCGGCGCGGCGCTCGCTGGCCGCGCGCGTGTCGGCGACCGCGCGGGCCAGGAACGGGGTGGCAGGTGAGGACGGCACGCGGGAATTGTAGCCGGGGTGACCGGTCAGCTTCGGTCAGGGGTGGCGGGGAGGTCCACCCGGGCCGGGCCCCAGGTGGCCGCGCCGCGGGGGGCGGGCAGAAGGAGCCGGAAGACGGTGCCGCCGCCGCGAGCCTCCTCGGCCCGGATCGCGATGCCCATCGCGTCGCAGAGCGCCTTGACGATGGCCAGGCCCAGCCCCGACCCGACCGTGCGGGTGCCCCGGTAGCGGGACCACAGGTAGCCGCGGTCGAACGCGCGCGGCAGGTCCTCGGCGGCGATGCCGGGGCCCCGGTCGACCACCGCCGCCTCGACCTGGCCGCCGGGCAGGGAGCGGGCCATCACCACGACCGGCTGGCCGGCCGGGCTGGACCGGGTCGCGTTGTCGAGCAGGTTGTCGAGCACCTGGCGCAGCCGGCCGGGGTCGACGTGGGCGTCCAGCGGCCCCTCGAGGAGCTGCTGGACGGGCACGCCGGCCCGCGCGGCCCGGTCGGCGGCAGCACCGGCCGCCTCGTGCAGGACCGCGGCCACGTCGGCGTCGACGAGCGCGACGGCGAACTGGCCCCGCCCGAGCCGGGCCAGGTCGAGCAGGTCCTGGACGAGCCGGGCCAGGCGGAGCGTCTCGGCGTGGATGCGCTCGAGGCCTTGCCGCCGCGCCTGCGGGGTGTCGGCGGTGCCGTCCAGGAGCGCCTCGGTCCAGCCCTGCACGGTGGTGAGCGGCGTCTTCAGCTCGTGCCCGACGCTGGCCAGGAACGCCTTCTGCTCGGCCTGCTCGTGCTCGAGGGCGGCCGCCATGTCGTCGAAGGCCACGGCCAGCTCGGCCAGCTCGGCCACGTCCTCGTCGCCGCCGGGGCCGACCCGGGTGGAGAGGTCGCCGGCGCCGAGCCGGCGCGCGGCCGCGACCAGCCGCGCCAGCGGCGCGGTGAGCCGGTCGGCCACGAGCCAGGCCACGCCAGCGGCCACGGCGACCGCGAGCAGCGCGGCGAGCAGCAGGCGCCGGCCGATCAGGCCGACCAGGCCGGAGCCGAGCGCGGTGGTGCGGTGGACCAGCAGCACTCCGGCGGCGGAGCGGAGGCCGGGCCGGGGCACGGGGGCGAGCGCGTAGGCGATGCCGTCCCGCACCCCGGTCACGGTCGCGCCGGCGGCCAGGTCGGTGCCGCGCACGCCGGCGGGCGCAGGGACCTGCGGCCAGCCGGGCCGGCGGCGGCCGAGGCCCGCGCAGCCTGGGCGGCGGGTGGCGCCGTCCGCGCCGACCAGGTACAGCTCGGTTCCGACGGGCTGGAGCGCGGCCGCGGCCAGGCACGGCTCGAACCCGCGGGGGTTGCCCGTGATCGCCTCGGCCTGGTCGGCGAGCTGCTGCTCGAGCCCTCGGGCGGGCACCAGGCGGACGAGCGAGAGGGTGATCACGCCGATCAGCACGGCGACCCCGGCCACCACGGCCACGAACGACCACACCAGCCGGGCCCGGAACGACCCCCGGGCGCCCGCCCGGGACGGCCCCCCGCCGGCCCACACCGGATCCCCGGTGCCGCCCGCCCGCCAGCCTGGCGCACCGCCCGCCCACCCCGGGTCCTCTGGGCCGCCCTCGCTGTAGCCTGGCGCGGCACCCGCCCGGCCCGGGCCGCCGGGTGCGCCTGCCCGGCCCGGGCCGCCGGGTGCGCCCGCCAGCCAGCCAGGCGCCCCACCCGCCCAGCCCGGGCCTTCGGGTGCGCCCGCCGGTCTCATGGCCGGTCGTCGGCCTTGTAGCCGACGCCCCGGATGGTGCGGATGGGCGCGCGCTCGCCGAGCTTGGCCCGGAGCTGCCGGATGTGGACGTCGACGGTGCGGGTGTCGGCCGGGAACGCGTACCCCCAGACCCGCTCGAGGATCTGGTCGCGGGTGAGCACGAAGCCGCGGTTGCGCACGAGGTAGCAGAGCAGCTCGAACTCGCGGGCGGTGAGGCCGACGGGCCGGCCCTCGAAGGTGACCTCGTGGCGGGCGGGGTCGACGGTGAGGTCGCCCAGGTGCAGGGCGGGCTCGGGCCCGTCCCCGGGCTCGGTCTCGGTCCGCCGCAGCACCGCCTTGACCCGGGCGACCAGCTCGCGGGGCGAGAACGGCTTGGTCACGTAGTCGTCGGCCCCGAGCTCGAGGCCGAGGACCCGGTCGGCCTCCTCCTCGCGGGCGGTGACCATGATGATCGGCACGCGGCCGCCGCCGGCCCGCAGCGCCCGGGTCACCTCGAAGCCGTCCAGGCCGGGCAGCATCAGGTCGAGCACGACGAGCCGGGGCCGCTCGCTCTCGACCGCGGCCAGCCCGGAGCCGCCGTCGGTGCGCCACACCACCCGGAACCCCTCCCGTTCCAGGTAGAGGCGGACGAGTTGGGCGATCGAGGCCTCGTCCTCCACGACCAGGACGGTGCCCTTGCCGTCACGGTGCTTGGCCTGGTCCACCGGCCTTCCTCTCTTGGTTCCCTCGCGCTGCAAGTCTCGCCCGGCCAGGTTCGGGGCAACGTCGACCCGATGTTCGAGGCAGGTGAAGCCGCTGGTCAGTCTCCCTCCCAGGGCGGCTCGCCCTCGGCCTCGACCACGGCCGGCCGGTCGGGCGGGGCACGGAAGGCGGCGCCCATCGCGGGCCACCCCGGACCGCGGCGGGCGACCTCGAGCCCGCAGGCAGCCACGAGCAGCCCGCCGGTCACGGCCAGGGCCGGCCCGACCTGGGAGGTCGTGACCCGGGAGGTCGTGACCTGGGCCGCACCCGGGGTGACGCCCTCGAGCTCCCCGCGCCGCAGCCGCTCCCCCGCCTCCGCGCCGGCCCGGCCGGCCCAGGTCAGGGCTTGGGCGGCGAGCACGACCCCGACCACGACCAGCCCGGCACCGACCGCCCAGCGGCCCCGGCCCCGCGTGAACGCCACGCCGAGCACGAGCACGAGCGCGAGCAGGGCGAGCGCGGACAGCGGAGCGAGGTCGTTGCCGGTGAGCCGGGCCCCGCCGAAGCGGCCGGCGCCGAGGCCGGGCAGGTCGACCGCGCCCGACACGGTGGCCCAGGGCCGGCCCGCGCCCACGACCGTGAGGACGACCCCGGTCGCGACGGCGAGCAGGGTCGCCCGCAGCGAAGCGCGCGCGCTAATGGCGGCCCCCGAGCGCCTCGGCGGCGGCGACCGCGGCCAGCAGCGCGCGCGCCTTCGCCTCGGTCTCGCGCTCCTCCCGCTCGGGGACCGAGTCGGCCACCACCCCCGCCCCGGCCTGGCAGTAGGCGACGTCGCCGACGAACACGCAGGTCCGGATGGTGATGCAGGTGTCGAGGTTGCCCGAGAAGTCGAAGTAGCCGACGCAGCCGGCGTAGGGGCCGCGCCGGTGGCGCTCGAGCGCGTCGATGATCTCCATGGCCCGGACCTTCGGCGACCCGGACACCGTGCCGGCCGGGAAGGCGGCCGCGAGCACGTCGAACGCGGACACCCCGTCGGCCAGCTCGCCGACCACGTCGGAGACCAGGTGCATGACGTGGGAGTAGCGCTCGACCCGCATGAGGTCGGCCACCCGGACGGTGCCCGGCCGGCAGACCCGGCCGAGGTCGTTGCGGGCCAGGTCGACGAGCATGACGTGCTCGGCCCGCTCCTTGTCGTCGGCCCGCAACTCGGCTTCGAGGGCGTCGTCCACGGCCGGGTCGGCGCCCCGGGGCCGGGTGCCCGCGATCGGCCGCATGGTGGCCGAGCGGCCCTGCACGGTGACCAGCACCTCGGGCGAGGAGCCGGCGATCGTGACCCCGGGCAGCCGCAGGAAGTACATGTAGGGCGACGGGTTCACCACCCGGAGCACGCGGTAGACGTCGAGCGGGTCGGCGGTGGTGGGCACCGAGAAGCGCTGCGACGGCACGACTTGGAAGACGTCGCCGGCCCGGATGTGCTCCTTGGCGGTCTCGACCATCTCCTGGTAGCGGCCGGGCGGCAGGTCGCTCTCGGCCGCGGCCGGCGGGCCGGCCGCGGGCAGCGGGGTGGCCGGCGCCGGGGTGGCGACCGAGAGCCGGTCGGCCAGGTCGTCCAGGCGCCGTGCCGCCTCCAGGTAGGCCTCGCCCGGGTCGCGCGAGGCGTCGGTGACCGTGTTGGCGACGAGCACGAGCCGCTGGCCGAGATGGTCGAAGACCACCACCGAGCGCGGGAACACGAGCACCCCGTCCGGGAGCCCCAGGTCGTCCTCGGTCCCGTCGGGCAGGCGCTCCAGCTCGCGCACGATGTCGTAGGCGAGGTAGCCGACCGCGCCGACGAACAGCGGCGGCAGGCCGGGCAGGGAGGGCGAGCGGAGGTGCTCGAGGGCGGCGCGCAGCACGGCCAGGGGCGGGCCGTCCGGCAGCCCGGACGGCGGCGCCCCGGTCCAGGCCGCCCGCCCGTCCTGGACCGTGAACGTGGCGAACGGGTCGGTGCCGATGAACGAGTACCGGCCCCAGCGCTCCCCGTGCTCGACGCTCTCGAGCAGGACCGAGCCGTCGGCGTCGCCCAGCTTGCGGAAGGCGCCGACCGGCGTCTCGAGGTCGCCGAGCAGCTCGCGCCAGACCGGCACCACCGAGTAGGACGCGGCCAGCCGGGTGAACTCGTCGAGCGACGGCCGCAGGTCACCGGCGAGCGGGTGCCGGATCATGCCGGCGCCCTCTTCATGGAGTCGCCAGGCACCCCAGGCGCCATGGAATCGCCAGGCACCATGGGCGCCATCGAGCCTGAGTCGCCGGGCACCATGGAGTCGCCAGGCGCCCCGGGCGCCATCGAGCCTGAGTCGCCGGGCACCATGGAGTCGCCGGGCACGGCCGGCAGCGGCGCGCTGAAGGCCGGCAGCGGGGTGCTGAAGCAGCTGCGGGTGCCGGTGTGGCAGGCCGCGCCGACCTGCTCGACCCGGACCAGCAGGGTGTCGCGGTCGCAGTCGGCGGCCACCGAGCGGACGTACTGCCGGTGGCCCGAGGTCTCGCCCTTCTGCCAGTGCTCCCGCCGGGAGCGGCTCCAGAACCAGGTCCGCCCGGTGGCCAGCGTGCGGCGCACGGCCTCGGCGTCCATCCAGGCGACCATCAGCACGGTCCCGTCGGCGTCGTCCTGGACCACCGCGGGAACCAGGCCCTGGGCGTCGAAGCGCAGGCCGGAGATGGCATCGGGCAGGTCGTCGGGCACGGGTGCTCCTCGGGACGGGGCAGGGAGGCGGCGCCTCCGGGGTCGGACAGCCGGGTCCATGCTACGGCGTGGCGGCGGATCTCACGTGCCGGCCGTGTCCAGGGTGTAGTCGCGGCTGGCTGGGTACGAGACACTGGGAAGCGTGCCTCGCATCGACACCGAGCGCCGAGAACGACCCTGGGCACGGAGCGACACCCGGAGGACTCATGGCGACGAAACCCGAGCAGGCCAAGGCGGAAATCCTCGACAGGATCGTCGCGACCGTCCACGAGCGGGTGCCGCCCGAGGAGGCGGCCCAGGTCGAGGCGTTCGCGCGCCGCTACTACAGCCGGGTCGACCCCGAGGACCTGGCCGAGCACGACCTCCCCGACCTGTATGGCGCGGTGCTTGCCCACTGGACCTTCACCCGCCAGCGCACGCCCGGGACCACCAAGGTCCGTATCTACAGCCCCCGGTTCGAGGAGCACGGCTGGCGCTCGGTCCACACGATCGTGGAGGTCGTCACCGACGACATGCCGTTCCTGGTCGACTCGGTGACGATCGAGCTGAACCGGCACGGGCTCACCATCCACCTGCCGATCCACCCGGTGCTGGCCGTGCGCCGCGACGCCGAGGGCAACCTGCTCGAGGTGCTGCCCGACGGCAGCGAGGCCGACGACGCCATCCAGGAGTCGATCCTGCACATGCAGATCGACCGCCTGACCGAGCCGGAGGTGCTGGAGGACCTGCGGGAGGGGCTCGAGCGGGTCCTCGCCGACGTCCGCGCGGCGGTCGAGGACTGGCCGAAGATGCGCGAGCGGGTCGCCGACGTGCTGGCGGAGTACACCGAGCGCCCGCCAGCGATCGACCAGGCGGCGGTGGAGGACACGCGGGCGCTGCTCGAGTGGATCGCCGACAACCACTTCGCCTTCCTCGGCTACCGCCAGTACGACCTGGTCACGCTGGACGGCGAGGACACGCTGCGGTCCGTGCCAGGCACCGGCCTCGGCATCCTGCGCGACCAGGGCCAGCCCCCGGTGTCGGTCAGCTTCGCCAAGCTGCCGCCCGAGGTGCGCAAGCTCGCCCGGGCCAGGCACCCGCTGGTGCTCACCAAGGCGAACTCGCGCGCCACCGTGCACCGGCCGTCCTACCTCGACTACGTCGGGGTCAAGCGCTTCGACGAGGACGGGCAGGTCGTCGGCGAGTGGCGCTTCCTCGGCTTGTACACCTCGGCAGCCTACAACCGGAACCCGCGCGACATCCCGGTCCTGCGCCGCAAGGTCGAGGGCGTGCTCGAGCAGGCTGCCTTCCCGCCCGGCAGCCACGACGAGAAGGCGCTCATCAACATCCTCGAGACGTTCCCTCGCGACGAGCTGTTCCAGATCTCCGAGGACACGCTGTTCGAGGTCGCCATGGGCATCCTGCGGCTCGAGGAGCGCCGCCGCGTCCGCCTGTTCCTGTGGCGCGACGCCTACGGGCGCTTCCTGTCCTGCCTGATCTACGTGCCCCGCGACCGCTACAACACCGAGGTCCGCATGCGGATCGAGCGGGTGCTGCAGCGCGCCTTCCAGGGCGCGACCCTGGACGACTTCGCGGTCCAGCTGTCGGAGTCGGTGCTCGCGCGGCTGCAGTTCATCATCCGCATCCCCCCCGGCGAGCTGCCCGACTACGACGTCCGCGACATCGAGCGGCAGCTGGTGGAGGCGACCCGCTCGTGGCGCGACGAGCTGCACGACTACCTGCTCGAGCAGCACGGCGAGGAGGTCGGCAACCAGCTCA
This window harbors:
- the trpE gene encoding anthranilate synthase component I, whose protein sequence is MIRHPLAGDLRPSLDEFTRLAASYSVVPVWRELLGDLETPVGAFRKLGDADGSVLLESVEHGERWGRYSFIGTDPFATFTVQDGRAAWTGAPPSGLPDGPPLAVLRAALEHLRSPSLPGLPPLFVGAVGYLAYDIVRELERLPDGTEDDLGLPDGVLVFPRSVVVFDHLGQRLVLVANTVTDASRDPGEAYLEAARRLDDLADRLSVATPAPATPLPAAGPPAAAESDLPPGRYQEMVETAKEHIRAGDVFQVVPSQRFSVPTTADPLDVYRVLRVVNPSPYMYFLRLPGVTIAGSSPEVLVTVQGRSATMRPIAGTRPRGADPAVDDALEAELRADDKERAEHVMLVDLARNDLGRVCRPGTVRVADLMRVERYSHVMHLVSDVVGELADGVSAFDVLAAAFPAGTVSGSPKVRAMEIIDALERHRRGPYAGCVGYFDFSGNLDTCITIRTCVFVGDVAYCQAGAGVVADSVPEREERETEAKARALLAAVAAAEALGGRH
- the hisI gene encoding phosphoribosyl-AMP cyclohydrolase; translation: MDPAVRPRRRRLPAPSRGAPVPDDLPDAISGLRFDAQGLVPAVVQDDADGTVLMVAWMDAEAVRRTLATGRTWFWSRSRREHWQKGETSGHRQYVRSVAADCDRDTLLVRVEQVGAACHTGTRSCFSTPLPAFSAPLPAVPGDSMVPGDSGSMAPGAPGDSMVPGDSGSMAPMVPGDSMAPGVPGDSMKRAPA
- the trpC gene encoding indole-3-glycerol phosphate synthase TrpC, whose translation is MPSSPATPFLARAVADTRAASERRAAGLPLGELRASAAAAPPARGLRAALARPGTAVVAEVKRRSPSRGDIRANLDPAALAGAYERGGAAAVSVLTEPVHFAGSPEDLMAVRAAVDLPVLRKDFVTTPYQVWEAHAWGADAVLLIVAALEPALLVDLLDEARAAGLDALVEVHTREEAAVAELAGAALVGVNARDLATLEVDLGRFVQIREALPAGATVVAESGISTRAQVEAAAAAGADAVLVGESLVRSDDPEELLAVLLGQRSGSLR
- a CDS encoding response regulator transcription factor, whose protein sequence is MDQAKHRDGKGTVLVVEDEASIAQLVRLYLEREGFRVVWRTDGGSGLAAVESERPRLVVLDLMLPGLDGFEVTRALRAGGGRVPIIMVTAREEEADRVLGLELGADDYVTKPFSPRELVARVKAVLRRTETEPGDGPEPALHLGDLTVDPARHEVTFEGRPVGLTAREFELLCYLVRNRGFVLTRDQILERVWGYAFPADTRTVDVHIRQLRAKLGERAPIRTIRGVGYKADDRP
- a CDS encoding HAMP domain-containing sensor histidine kinase, with the protein product MRPAGAPEGPGWAGGAPGWLAGAPGGPGRAGAPGGPGRAGAAPGYSEGGPEDPGWAGGAPGWRAGGTGDPVWAGGGPSRAGARGSFRARLVWSFVAVVAGVAVLIGVITLSLVRLVPARGLEQQLADQAEAITGNPRGFEPCLAAAALQPVGTELYLVGADGATRRPGCAGLGRRRPGWPQVPAPAGVRGTDLAAGATVTGVRDGIAYALAPVPRPGLRSAAGVLLVHRTTALGSGLVGLIGRRLLLAALLAVAVAAGVAWLVADRLTAPLARLVAAARRLGAGDLSTRVGPGGDEDVAELAELAVAFDDMAAALEHEQAEQKAFLASVGHELKTPLTTVQGWTEALLDGTADTPQARRQGLERIHAETLRLARLVQDLLDLARLGRGQFAVALVDADVAAVLHEAAGAAADRAARAGVPVQQLLEGPLDAHVDPGRLRQVLDNLLDNATRSSPAGQPVVVMARSLPGGQVEAAVVDRGPGIAAEDLPRAFDRGYLWSRYRGTRTVGSGLGLAIVKALCDAMGIAIRAEEARGGGTVFRLLLPAPRGAATWGPARVDLPATPDRS
- a CDS encoding Trp biosynthesis-associated membrane protein, which encodes MSARASLRATLLAVATGVVLTVVGAGRPWATVSGAVDLPGLGAGRFGGARLTGNDLAPLSALALLALVLVLGVAFTRGRGRWAVGAGLVVVGVVLAAQALTWAGRAGAEAGERLRRGELEGVTPGAAQVTTSRVTTSQVGPALAVTGGLLVAACGLEVARRGPGWPAMGAAFRAPPDRPAVVEAEGEPPWEGD
- the trpB gene encoding tryptophan synthase subunit beta translates to MSEAPPVRGTTIAEAPGAADPGPGGATGERVGGGGGLAAVPHPPDPGGHFGPYGGRFVPEVLMAALDELSAAFAEATADPAFGAELDRLRRTYAGRPTPLYLAGRLSAELGLRVWVKREDLLHTGAHKLNNSLGQHLLTKRMGKPRVIAETGAGQHGVATATVAALLGQECVVYMGEEDTRRQRLNVVRMRMLGTDVRAVATGTATLKDAINEALRDWVESVGTTHYAIGSVVGPHPFPVMVREFQRVIGEEARAQVLDAEGRLPGLVVACVGGGSNAAGVFAPFVDDDVPLVGVEAGGRGPGPGDNGAPLNFGQAGVLHGARSYLLQDADGQVLPTHSISAGLDYPGVGPEHAWWRDTGRVAYRQVGDALALDGFRLLARTEGLLPALEPAHAIGWLAEAARTGEVAPGTVVVLNLSGRGDKDVDTVAALLEDADA
- a CDS encoding TrpB-like pyridoxal phosphate-dependent enzyme; this encodes MAEPRKILLSEDEIPTAWFNVMPALPTKPGPYLHPQTREPVGPDALTPLFPMDLIMQEVSTDPWVDIPGPVIDAYRLWRPTPLIRALDLEQALGTPARIYYKYEGGSPAGSHKPNTAVPQAYYNAQAGIRRLTTETGAGQWGSALAFACARFGLECKVYMVRASYDGKPYRRSIMETWGASVVPSPSDETSAGRAVLAEDPDSPGSLGIAISEAVEVAAQSDDTHYALGSVLNHVLLHQTVIGLELKAQLARVGVEPDVLVACVGGGSNFGGFTFPILADKLAGKSDVRVVAAEPTAAPTLTKGRFEYDRGDQAGMTPLMPMYTLGADFIPAPIHAGGLRYHGDSPIVSLLAKEGHVEAVAYPQSKVFDAAVQFARTEGVLPAPEPAHAIRAVIDEALRCKEEGREETIVFNLCGHGHFDLKAYEDYLSGNLLDV